One genomic region from Cyanobium usitatum str. Tous encodes:
- a CDS encoding DUF6716 putative glycosyltransferase, with amino-acid sequence MADLLPRLGYDLICLQGEAQMQELAWLVRGSQSASQASEAIGLWCLPTEPLGHSNSQAPLLLVLDQQDIPPSPFANGVLFQRLRTIALDCPSWQIRIQPDAPLKTEGAQEPTTSLAWHFQQDLSPPSNLQLGQVDDLAIALVQSSACLGIASPWLLTAMVWGKPTVVLGDYGIRTDFNGPLFFGSGAMYQLADCVPLDRLAKLKRPNHQWLAERGWAIANGPQRLLRRLEQLVERQP; translated from the coding sequence ATGGCAGACCTGCTGCCCCGCCTGGGCTACGACCTGATTTGCCTGCAGGGTGAGGCTCAGATGCAGGAACTGGCCTGGCTGGTGCGCGGCAGCCAAAGCGCATCCCAGGCCAGCGAGGCCATTGGCCTTTGGTGCTTGCCAACCGAGCCGCTGGGCCACTCCAACAGCCAAGCACCACTGCTACTGGTGCTTGATCAGCAAGACATCCCCCCTTCCCCTTTTGCCAACGGTGTCTTGTTTCAACGCTTGCGCACGATCGCCCTGGACTGCCCCTCCTGGCAGATCCGCATACAGCCCGATGCCCCCTTGAAGACTGAGGGGGCGCAGGAGCCCACAACTTCCCTGGCCTGGCACTTCCAGCAGGATCTGTCCCCCCCCAGCAACCTTCAGCTCGGCCAGGTTGATGACCTAGCCATTGCCTTGGTCCAGTCCAGCGCCTGCCTTGGCATCGCCTCTCCCTGGCTGCTCACGGCCATGGTGTGGGGTAAGCCAACCGTGGTGCTCGGTGACTACGGCATCCGCACCGACTTCAACGGACCGCTGTTCTTCGGCTCTGGTGCCATGTACCAACTTGCCGACTGTGTGCCCTTGGATCGACTCGCCAAGCTGAAGCGCCCCAATCACCAATGGTTGGCAGAGCGGGGCTGGGCCATCGCCAATGGCCCCCAACGGCTCCTGCGGCGGCTGGAGCAGCTGGTGGAGCGGCAGCCATGA
- a CDS encoding capsular polysaccharide biosynthesis protein, translating into MKALLSPFSLVRGSGRCGREQLDALLAWGRKPSARAAERLAVARGLPIWRCEDAFVRSLGLGADCPPLGLVLDDLGIYYDVSEPSRLEQLIARNHSPDELARAMNLQRLWREQRVSKYNQSADVPAPVQPYVLVVDQTVADISIRLGSGSQDQFAAMLAAALRNHPGLKVVVKTHPDVVSGRKKGHFTAEQLADSRITLDSSGGHPAALLELAEAVYVVTSQLGFEALMWGKEVYCFGLPFFAGWGLTHDELPAPSRRASAGQRQLADLVHAALVEYAVYIDPHTLKPCEVEDLVCSIGLQRQRLAADPAQAGALGFTRWKRPFLRRFMPGCELSFLRSRVRQRHRQIVHWGRASEQLLLAHPGRVIQVEDGFLRSVGFGNKIHLRIVQLLNNVGIRAARPPSPLSWVVDHQGVYYDSTRPSALESWLATADPSIEQLERAAALRQRLVQEAITKYNLSAPAWHRPSGLRRVVLVPGQVESDASIRFGAPGIRTNLELLKAVRNAEPDAYIIYKPHPDVVAGLRRSSVAESQALLVADLVLREASVQQLFAQVDAVHVLTSLAGFEALLRGIEVHVWGLPFYAGWGLTKDAHSCSRRGRKLSLDALVFGALIAYPRYVSRRSGWQITPEQAIDELVAWRASSTA; encoded by the coding sequence TTGAAGGCCCTGCTGTCTCCTTTCAGCTTGGTGCGCGGTTCGGGTCGCTGCGGTCGTGAGCAGTTGGATGCTCTGCTGGCCTGGGGACGCAAGCCCAGCGCTCGCGCTGCTGAGCGGCTTGCTGTCGCCCGTGGTCTACCCATTTGGCGATGTGAAGATGCCTTTGTTCGTTCCCTGGGTTTGGGAGCAGACTGCCCGCCTCTTGGTCTGGTCCTAGATGATTTAGGGATCTATTACGACGTCTCAGAACCCAGCCGTCTTGAGCAGCTGATTGCCCGTAATCACAGCCCTGACGAGCTGGCTCGCGCGATGAACCTGCAGCGCCTCTGGCGCGAGCAGCGGGTCAGCAAGTACAACCAATCTGCCGATGTACCGGCACCTGTTCAGCCCTATGTACTGGTGGTTGACCAAACCGTTGCCGATATTTCGATACGACTGGGTTCAGGTTCTCAAGATCAGTTTGCCGCCATGTTGGCCGCGGCACTTCGAAATCATCCTGGTCTCAAAGTGGTGGTCAAAACCCACCCCGATGTGGTCTCTGGTAGAAAAAAGGGCCATTTTACGGCCGAACAACTAGCTGATTCCCGCATAACTTTAGATTCTAGTGGTGGTCATCCCGCGGCTCTGCTTGAGCTGGCTGAGGCTGTGTATGTGGTGACTTCCCAGCTGGGCTTTGAAGCCTTGATGTGGGGGAAGGAGGTCTACTGCTTCGGACTTCCTTTCTTCGCTGGCTGGGGACTAACCCATGATGAACTGCCTGCGCCGTCTCGACGGGCTTCCGCAGGCCAGCGACAGCTGGCCGATCTTGTGCATGCAGCTCTGGTCGAGTATGCAGTTTATATCGATCCTCATACTCTTAAGCCCTGCGAAGTTGAAGATCTAGTGTGTTCGATTGGCTTGCAACGTCAGAGATTGGCTGCCGATCCCGCCCAGGCTGGGGCGCTTGGCTTTACACGCTGGAAAAGACCCTTCTTGCGGCGCTTTATGCCTGGTTGCGAGTTGTCTTTTTTGCGCTCACGAGTGCGGCAACGCCATAGGCAGATTGTCCACTGGGGCCGGGCTTCTGAGCAGCTTTTGTTGGCGCATCCTGGTCGAGTAATTCAGGTGGAAGATGGCTTTCTGCGCTCAGTTGGATTTGGTAATAAGATTCATTTGCGAATAGTTCAGCTACTTAATAATGTTGGGATCAGGGCTGCTCGTCCTCCAAGCCCTTTGTCTTGGGTGGTAGATCACCAGGGTGTCTATTACGACTCCACCCGGCCTTCAGCGTTGGAAAGCTGGCTTGCGACTGCTGATCCCAGTATTGAGCAGCTCGAACGGGCCGCTGCCCTGCGCCAGCGTCTAGTTCAAGAGGCAATTACTAAATACAATCTTTCGGCTCCAGCTTGGCATAGACCATCTGGATTGCGGCGGGTAGTACTGGTGCCAGGACAGGTAGAAAGTGATGCTTCAATTCGATTTGGCGCACCAGGAATAAGAACCAACTTGGAGCTGCTTAAAGCCGTGCGCAATGCGGAGCCAGATGCATATATTATTTATAAGCCCCATCCCGACGTAGTCGCGGGGCTGCGTCGATCTTCCGTTGCTGAAAGTCAAGCCTTGTTGGTAGCTGATTTGGTGCTACGAGAGGCTTCGGTGCAGCAATTATTTGCTCAAGTAGATGCGGTTCACGTGCTCACCTCTTTGGCCGGATTCGAAGCTTTGCTGCGAGGCATAGAGGTCCATGTTTGGGGACTTCCCTTCTACGCCGGCTGGGGTCTTACCAAGGATGCCCACAGTTGCTCTCGTCGAGGGAGAAAGCTTAGTCTAGATGCTCTTGTATTTGGGGCATTGATAGCTTACCCGCGCTACGTCAGTCGTCGCAGTGGCTGGCAGATCACCCCAGAGCAGGCCATCGACGAGCTGGTGGCATGGCGCGCATCTTCCACTGCTTAA
- a CDS encoding acylneuraminate cytidylyltransferase family protein — protein MSAPALAIRIDPDLAPLALIPARGGSKGVPGKNLRPVDGIPLLARSVRAAKTASSVGAIWVSSDDACIGHLGEEEGASWLQRPSELSGDQASSELALLHALTELAELGPLPALFVFLQCTSPFTTGPQIDAVVNALQLSQANMAFSVMPWHGFLWCLDGNGHGVGINHNSSEPRRRRQDLEPAYLETGAIYAIRTKAFLEKGTRFIQPTLPVPLEGLAPEIDSMEDLELCERLAPLLNGANQASSEHTSSECN, from the coding sequence ATGAGTGCTCCTGCCTTGGCGATCCGGATAGATCCAGATCTGGCCCCGCTTGCTTTGATTCCTGCGCGAGGTGGATCCAAAGGGGTTCCCGGCAAAAATCTTCGCCCCGTTGATGGGATTCCCTTGCTTGCACGCAGCGTTAGGGCCGCTAAGACAGCTTCGAGCGTCGGAGCCATCTGGGTGAGCAGCGACGACGCCTGCATCGGCCATCTTGGCGAAGAGGAGGGTGCGAGTTGGCTGCAGAGACCAAGTGAGCTCTCAGGGGACCAAGCATCATCAGAATTGGCCCTGCTCCACGCCCTCACCGAGCTAGCAGAGCTTGGCCCTCTGCCCGCCCTGTTTGTTTTTCTGCAGTGCACCTCGCCCTTCACCACTGGGCCCCAGATTGATGCTGTGGTGAACGCCCTTCAACTCAGCCAGGCCAACATGGCTTTCAGCGTGATGCCATGGCACGGCTTCTTGTGGTGCCTCGATGGCAATGGCCACGGGGTAGGAATTAATCACAACTCCAGCGAACCCCGCCGCCGTCGCCAGGACTTGGAGCCCGCGTACCTAGAGACCGGTGCCATTTACGCAATTCGTACAAAAGCGTTTCTGGAAAAAGGAACCCGTTTCATCCAGCCCACCCTGCCCGTACCCCTGGAAGGGTTAGCCCCTGAGATAGACAGCATGGAAGACCTTGAGCTCTGCGAGCGATTAGCGCCCCTGTTGAATGGGGCCAATCAAGCTTCATCGGAACACACTTCATCGGAATGCAATTGA
- a CDS encoding N-acetylneuraminate synthase family protein — MQSVQIERNFTQFVVFAEDPILTALNKITANKCRLIFVVSEAGILQGVLSDGDFRRWIAASDLIDLNRPVTDAMNPDCVAAAEASAAADLAALFSQKIQVIPLLDDHGRVVAVARGGQRQLLLAGRAIGEGAPSFLIAEIGNNHNGSLEIALQLIDAAAAAGADCAKFQMRDMNQLYVNAGDSNDMASDLGTQYTLDLLERFQLSDDELFRCFDHTLSQGLIPLCTPWDTTSLEKLDSWGMPGYKVASADFTNHDLLSAIAATGKPLIASTGMATELEISAGIRHLRQQGAAFALLHCNSTYPTPFKDVNLRYLRRLAELAEAPVGYSGHERGFAVPIAAVSLGAAVIEKHITLDQGMEGNDHKVSLLPEEFTAMVAGIRAVEESMGSESPRSISQGELMNREILAKSLVAACPIAAGTPISREMVRIQSPGQGLQPYRLNDLIGQSISSDKAEGECFFESDLKRAAATPRPYSFANPFGVPVRYHDLEAFQGASNLDLVEIHLSYKDVEVDIDAVLPERVPMGLVIHAPELFTGDHTLDLCSQDEDYRRHSVTELQRVLDLSARLSKRFECPGEVLLVTNVGGFSANHHLSSQERLPLLDKLATSLRELHCDGVEIIPQTMPPFPWHFGGQRYHNLFVDADCIESFCRNHALRVCLDVSHSKLACNHLHQPFSSFLERILPLTAHLHLADSSGVDGEGLQIDEGDIDWANVFNLLRQMAPTASFIPEIWQGHKNNGEGAWLALERLEQHQLAVGPNLVAA; from the coding sequence GTGCAATCGGTTCAGATCGAGCGGAATTTCACCCAGTTCGTCGTCTTCGCCGAAGACCCGATCCTGACGGCACTGAACAAGATCACGGCCAACAAATGCCGGCTGATCTTTGTGGTGTCAGAAGCAGGCATTCTCCAAGGGGTGCTCAGCGATGGGGACTTCCGCCGCTGGATCGCGGCCAGCGACCTGATTGACCTGAACAGGCCGGTCACCGATGCCATGAATCCAGATTGCGTGGCAGCAGCCGAAGCCAGCGCAGCAGCCGACTTGGCGGCCCTGTTCTCCCAGAAGATCCAGGTGATCCCTCTGCTCGATGACCACGGCAGGGTGGTGGCAGTGGCCCGAGGCGGTCAGCGGCAGCTACTGCTAGCGGGCCGAGCGATAGGTGAGGGCGCCCCTTCATTTCTGATCGCGGAAATCGGCAACAATCACAACGGCAGCCTGGAGATCGCCCTGCAGCTGATTGACGCAGCAGCCGCTGCCGGCGCGGACTGCGCCAAGTTCCAGATGCGGGACATGAATCAGCTGTATGTCAACGCGGGCGACAGCAACGACATGGCCTCAGACCTGGGAACCCAGTACACCCTCGATCTACTGGAGCGTTTCCAGCTCAGTGACGATGAACTGTTCCGCTGCTTCGATCACACCCTGAGCCAGGGGTTGATCCCGCTCTGCACCCCTTGGGACACCACGAGCCTGGAGAAGCTCGATAGCTGGGGCATGCCGGGATACAAGGTGGCCTCGGCCGACTTCACCAACCACGATCTCCTCAGTGCCATCGCCGCCACTGGCAAGCCGTTGATTGCCTCCACCGGCATGGCCACCGAGCTCGAAATCAGTGCCGGCATTCGTCACCTGCGTCAGCAGGGAGCTGCCTTCGCGCTACTGCACTGCAACTCGACCTATCCCACCCCTTTCAAGGATGTCAACCTGCGCTATCTGCGGCGGCTAGCGGAGCTGGCTGAGGCGCCGGTGGGGTACTCGGGCCACGAGCGGGGTTTTGCCGTACCAATCGCAGCCGTATCTCTTGGGGCGGCAGTGATCGAAAAGCACATCACCCTCGACCAAGGGATGGAGGGCAACGACCACAAAGTGAGTCTGCTGCCCGAGGAATTCACGGCCATGGTGGCTGGGATTCGGGCGGTGGAGGAGTCGATGGGCTCGGAATCCCCCCGCAGCATCAGCCAGGGCGAGCTGATGAATCGGGAGATACTGGCTAAGAGCCTGGTGGCTGCCTGCCCGATTGCAGCTGGCACTCCGATCAGCCGCGAGATGGTGCGGATCCAGAGTCCGGGACAGGGACTTCAGCCCTATCGGCTCAACGACCTAATAGGCCAAAGCATTAGCAGTGACAAAGCCGAGGGCGAATGCTTCTTCGAATCGGACCTGAAACGCGCGGCAGCCACCCCGAGGCCATACAGCTTCGCTAATCCCTTTGGCGTGCCAGTGAGGTATCACGATCTCGAGGCATTCCAAGGCGCCAGCAACCTCGACCTCGTGGAAATACATCTCAGCTACAAAGATGTGGAGGTAGATATCGACGCAGTGCTACCAGAACGGGTGCCAATGGGGTTGGTGATACACGCTCCTGAACTATTCACCGGTGACCACACCCTCGACCTTTGCAGCCAAGACGAAGACTATCGACGCCATTCAGTGACGGAACTGCAGCGGGTGCTCGACCTCTCCGCCCGGCTGAGTAAGCGCTTTGAGTGCCCAGGCGAAGTGTTGTTGGTGACAAATGTGGGGGGCTTCTCTGCGAACCACCATCTCAGCAGCCAGGAAAGACTGCCGCTCCTAGACAAACTAGCGACCAGCCTGCGGGAATTGCACTGCGATGGAGTGGAGATCATTCCCCAAACCATGCCACCATTTCCCTGGCACTTCGGCGGCCAGAGATATCACAACCTATTTGTCGATGCGGATTGCATCGAAAGCTTCTGCCGCAATCACGCCCTAAGGGTATGCCTGGATGTTTCCCATTCCAAGCTCGCCTGCAACCATCTACACCAGCCCTTCTCGAGTTTCCTAGAGCGAATTCTGCCCCTCACAGCCCACCTACACCTAGCCGACTCCAGCGGAGTGGATGGAGAGGGTCTGCAAATAGACGAGGGTGATATCGACTGGGCAAATGTTTTTAATCTGCTGCGCCAGATGGCTCCCACAGCCTCCTTCATTCCGGAAATCTGGCAGGGACACAAAAACAATGGGGAAGGGGCTTGGCTGGCCCTAGAGAGACTGGAACAGCATCAACTAGCCGTAGGTCCCAATTTGGTAGCAGCATGA
- a CDS encoding DUF6716 putative glycosyltransferase: MTLQILLIADSDSQLLACQALARFSNANGATITVNAIPRDGTPEGVLKALELIGTVWTLNAQALLADRRLDQFDAIGVYLTGSKLAEFRSCYHRNCLQQKRQARPLFCGFNGVVLERFEEAIAWRLGYDLICLNGPRDQARLDLLLRHTPFQQQRSVLTGLGRNLPVQEQGERPKRLVFAEQVVMPAAASERRHLIRTLTRLARRSPEWEVVIKPRVAPHETTFHTVDSHISHTLVETLGSPPANLRLSYEPLAELLLNSRLLATVSSTALFDALDLGCRPVVMDDFGLRHDLGTPFFAGSGLLRSLATAEDLDSLDGGPDPDPDWLHWVGYHTDFTPTNLLQALKQLEHSSQDSRLNLNHPGYVVNAADLSTNQLRRGAEAAIRCRDYGEARRLLEVALLQRPDNRNISRRLAALQQSNRWLRRLALLVTPRFRL; the protein is encoded by the coding sequence ATGACCCTCCAGATCCTGCTGATTGCGGACAGCGACAGCCAGCTACTGGCTTGCCAGGCCTTGGCTCGCTTCAGCAACGCAAACGGGGCAACAATCACAGTGAACGCGATTCCGCGCGATGGGACCCCGGAAGGCGTGCTCAAAGCCCTGGAACTGATCGGAACGGTGTGGACGCTGAATGCCCAGGCTCTGCTGGCAGATCGACGACTCGACCAATTCGACGCGATCGGGGTGTATCTCACTGGCAGCAAGTTGGCCGAATTCCGCAGCTGCTACCACCGCAACTGCCTGCAGCAGAAGCGACAAGCTCGTCCCCTGTTCTGTGGCTTCAACGGGGTGGTGCTGGAGCGCTTCGAGGAAGCAATTGCCTGGAGGTTGGGTTACGACCTGATCTGCCTTAATGGCCCCCGTGACCAGGCCCGCCTGGATCTGCTGCTGCGCCACACCCCCTTTCAACAGCAGCGCAGCGTGCTCACGGGCCTAGGCCGCAACCTTCCTGTGCAGGAGCAAGGGGAGCGACCAAAAAGGCTGGTGTTCGCCGAACAGGTTGTGATGCCGGCGGCCGCCTCTGAGCGGAGACACCTAATCCGTACTTTGACGCGGCTGGCCCGCCGCTCACCCGAATGGGAGGTGGTGATTAAACCGCGGGTAGCCCCCCATGAAACGACGTTTCACACGGTCGATAGCCATATCAGCCACACCCTGGTGGAAACCCTGGGCAGCCCTCCAGCCAACCTGCGGCTCAGCTACGAACCCCTTGCGGAACTGCTGTTGAACAGCCGGCTGCTGGCCACCGTGTCGTCAACCGCCCTGTTCGACGCCCTCGACCTGGGCTGCAGACCGGTGGTGATGGACGATTTTGGCTTGCGTCACGACCTGGGCACGCCGTTTTTTGCCGGCTCAGGCCTACTGCGATCCCTGGCAACGGCAGAGGATCTCGACAGCCTGGATGGGGGCCCCGATCCTGATCCCGACTGGTTGCATTGGGTGGGTTATCACACCGATTTCACCCCAACCAACCTGCTGCAGGCCTTGAAGCAACTGGAGCACAGCTCGCAGGACAGCCGGCTGAACCTGAACCATCCTGGTTATGTAGTTAATGCCGCTGACCTCTCCACAAACCAGCTACGGCGAGGAGCCGAGGCCGCCATACGCTGCCGCGACTATGGGGAAGCCCGGCGGCTACTGGAGGTTGCGCTGCTACAGCGGCCGGACAACCGCAACATCAGTCGCCGCCTGGCAGCACTGCAACAGAGCAACCGCTGGCTGCGCCGTCTAGCCCTGCTGGTTACCCCCCGGTTCCGGCTCTAG
- a CDS encoding DUF6716 putative glycosyltransferase: protein MGSLQGRQVAALACFDSFGKTAMNLLRVARKEGASTSLHLLELPGRKLSRRQVLEIRRIDPRTAIKQHEWGQLRELRTDLVQVDALVLGLDGRRTRETQLLLQSAWIDQLRRPVLISAYPGILFRHQLEGMMDRSGVDLLCLNGETDAQLYRHACSALGLDSGNAVVTGLPILWSIEPRLQVPDAASIVFFEQPSVPDNPIQRKYICRRLADLAQAWPSHPVIFKPRTSKVEATLHRQHGEMASRIEKLSRRVPNLQISYKPSLTLLKKCGCAITVSSTAAMEAMALSVSTRIVSDLGVNETLGNHYFLESAAIADFDSIIRDPFSLRLDQAWPERHGHIPGGDQVFIAALASRLNNPPQSSESADREGPPGWGSNSWQTYALAKGGKKMLSSAGARSRLVASHRGRNLLRRARQRVVGLWGLERLFKGR, encoded by the coding sequence ATGGGCAGCCTGCAGGGGCGCCAGGTGGCAGCCCTGGCCTGCTTCGACTCCTTCGGCAAAACCGCCATGAACCTGCTGCGCGTAGCGCGTAAGGAAGGTGCATCGACGAGCCTGCATCTGCTTGAACTGCCTGGTCGCAAACTCTCACGCCGCCAGGTGCTGGAGATCCGCCGCATCGATCCCCGCACCGCCATCAAGCAACACGAGTGGGGCCAACTACGAGAGCTGCGCACCGATCTTGTGCAAGTCGATGCCCTTGTGCTCGGTTTAGATGGACGCCGCACCCGAGAGACCCAGCTACTGCTCCAATCGGCCTGGATTGATCAGCTCCGGCGGCCCGTACTCATTAGCGCCTATCCGGGGATTCTGTTCCGCCATCAACTGGAGGGAATGATGGATCGCTCCGGCGTAGACCTGTTGTGTCTAAACGGAGAAACCGACGCCCAGCTTTATCGGCATGCCTGCAGTGCCCTAGGGCTGGACAGCGGCAATGCTGTTGTGACTGGCCTGCCGATCCTCTGGTCGATCGAACCAAGACTCCAAGTACCGGATGCCGCCTCGATCGTGTTTTTCGAGCAGCCCTCAGTGCCGGACAACCCGATTCAACGCAAATACATCTGTAGGCGCCTTGCCGATCTAGCCCAGGCCTGGCCATCGCATCCGGTGATCTTTAAGCCACGCACCTCGAAAGTCGAAGCCACCCTGCATCGCCAGCATGGTGAGATGGCCAGCCGGATTGAGAAGCTCAGCCGCCGCGTACCCAACCTGCAGATCAGCTACAAGCCCAGCCTAACTCTGCTGAAAAAGTGCGGCTGCGCCATCACTGTGTCCTCCACCGCGGCGATGGAAGCAATGGCTTTGAGTGTGAGCACCCGCATTGTCTCGGACCTGGGAGTCAATGAAACCTTGGGCAATCATTACTTTCTTGAATCGGCAGCCATCGCCGATTTCGACTCAATCATTCGAGACCCCTTCAGCCTCCGCCTCGATCAGGCCTGGCCAGAGCGCCATGGTCACATTCCTGGAGGTGACCAGGTTTTTATTGCCGCCCTGGCCAGCCGACTGAATAATCCGCCCCAATCTTCCGAGTCGGCAGATAGGGAAGGTCCCCCGGGCTGGGGTAGTAATTCCTGGCAGACCTACGCCCTGGCAAAAGGGGGTAAGAAAATGCTTAGTTCTGCCGGCGCCCGCTCCCGACTAGTGGCGAGTCATCGCGGACGGAATCTGCTGCGACGGGCACGCCAGAGGGTGGTAGGTCTCTGGGGACTGGAGCGGCTGTTTAAGGGCCGATGA
- a CDS encoding capsular polysaccharide export protein, LipB/KpsS family: MNSSRPATLVHVQINGPVLLLMGPIGLFFARFCNYLRGCGIPVVKVAFPLHEFGFARDVRVPFNGSMEQWRPFLRQLLVERGIRHIFMYGDFIIPHRVAIEEAQRIGIEAWVFELGYIRPNYISLERDRVNSRSNLNQPLEFYRSLPPVNVLPGGCLEPGWRWRKIWKAPTFLQHAFTSYPIIEGEHKLQPSPQFIWCQVRGNWRFWLYRFSERSIKARLLEHLSYFLVVLQVSSDSQIQMGSPYRGMHDFIEDVIGSFAANAHASDHLAFKHHPRDRGYNHYGRLIQLLATRYGVSGRVHYFHDGALSRFLRACRGVVTVNSTVGLQALFHAVPTKVMGQTFYNLPGLTDQKPLDQFWQEPQTSDRPLFYRFYSHLVTSTQVNGNFDGDFPFRTTFPIGPDARRLAPSPQLPDAPMPSRRSGVIQLPRLLGRLGWAAGFFGIYSLQLLALALGFKRAASWLLACTAGAGLRALGVQVVLDDSQPGEPVGVPLVHIWNHTSPIDVLVVQGVIRLPSITTANLHMSHFMPWFSQSAANAGHALMNHKDGQSRTAALYAASRTLADRGQVILAPNGSLVTPIDQRVSASPLLLARRHNALVVPWTFVQEGLPSPEDLRYRPLRLLLSRLTAPLGTIYCRRGRASDLQLPEGNCDVGSFKAAVQAYYARSTNLPSRTDKG; the protein is encoded by the coding sequence TTGAACTCTTCCAGGCCTGCGACTTTGGTTCATGTACAGATCAATGGCCCTGTGTTGCTGTTGATGGGCCCGATTGGTCTCTTTTTTGCACGCTTCTGCAACTACCTCCGCGGCTGTGGTATCCCGGTCGTCAAGGTGGCTTTCCCCCTGCATGAATTTGGTTTTGCGCGAGATGTTCGCGTGCCTTTTAACGGCTCAATGGAGCAGTGGCGCCCCTTTTTGCGCCAGCTGCTGGTTGAGCGCGGAATTCGCCACATCTTTATGTATGGAGATTTTATAATTCCCCATCGCGTCGCAATCGAGGAGGCTCAGCGCATTGGCATTGAGGCTTGGGTGTTTGAACTCGGCTATATAAGGCCTAATTACATAAGCTTAGAGCGGGATAGGGTGAACTCCCGCTCTAACCTAAATCAACCACTTGAATTTTATAGGTCCCTGCCGCCTGTGAATGTCTTGCCTGGTGGTTGTCTGGAGCCAGGTTGGCGCTGGCGCAAGATTTGGAAGGCCCCAACTTTCCTCCAGCACGCTTTCACTAGTTATCCGATTATCGAGGGTGAGCACAAGTTACAACCCTCGCCTCAGTTTATCTGGTGCCAAGTGCGTGGCAATTGGCGTTTCTGGCTCTACAGATTTAGTGAACGTTCAATCAAGGCGAGACTGCTTGAGCATCTCTCTTACTTCTTGGTGGTGCTTCAGGTCTCTAGTGATTCACAGATCCAGATGGGTTCTCCCTATCGGGGTATGCATGATTTTATTGAGGATGTAATCGGTTCGTTTGCGGCTAATGCCCATGCCTCCGATCATCTGGCCTTTAAGCACCATCCGCGTGATCGTGGCTATAACCATTACGGCAGGCTAATTCAGCTTTTGGCCACCCGTTACGGAGTCTCCGGTCGTGTGCATTATTTTCACGATGGTGCCTTGAGCCGTTTTCTGCGGGCCTGCAGGGGCGTGGTAACGGTCAACAGTACGGTTGGGCTGCAGGCCCTATTCCATGCTGTGCCTACAAAGGTTATGGGGCAAACTTTTTATAACTTACCTGGCCTTACTGATCAGAAACCTCTGGATCAATTCTGGCAGGAGCCCCAGACTAGTGATCGGCCACTTTTTTATCGCTTCTACTCCCACCTGGTTACTAGCACTCAAGTTAATGGCAATTTTGATGGCGACTTCCCCTTCCGGACTACTTTCCCCATAGGTCCCGATGCTCGCCGGTTAGCGCCTTCTCCCCAGCTGCCCGATGCCCCCATGCCTAGCCGCAGATCTGGCGTAATCCAGCTGCCTCGGCTACTAGGCCGTTTGGGCTGGGCTGCAGGGTTTTTTGGGATTTATAGCTTGCAGTTGCTAGCTCTCGCGTTGGGATTTAAGCGTGCTGCTTCCTGGTTGCTCGCTTGTACAGCCGGGGCGGGACTAAGGGCTCTTGGCGTACAGGTGGTCCTTGATGACAGCCAGCCCGGCGAGCCAGTTGGCGTGCCCTTGGTTCATATCTGGAATCACACAAGTCCGATCGATGTGCTGGTGGTGCAAGGGGTGATCAGGTTGCCAAGTATCACAACTGCCAACCTGCATATGAGCCACTTCATGCCCTGGTTTTCTCAGTCGGCTGCCAACGCGGGCCATGCGCTGATGAATCACAAAGATGGACAATCGCGCACTGCTGCTCTGTATGCCGCTTCCCGTACCTTGGCTGATCGGGGCCAAGTGATCCTGGCGCCTAATGGTTCACTGGTTACCCCAATAGATCAGAGAGTTTCGGCGAGCCCCTTACTGCTAGCCCGTCGTCACAATGCCCTTGTTGTGCCATGGACTTTTGTGCAGGAAGGCTTGCCGAGTCCGGAGGACTTGCGCTATCGCCCCCTTAGATTGCTGCTGTCAAGGCTTACTGCGCCGTTAGGAACTATTTATTGCCGGCGAGGGCGTGCCAGCGATTTGCAGCTGCCGGAAGGAAACTGCGACGTCGGCAGCTTTAAGGCAGCTGTGCAGGCTTACTACGCCCGCAGCACCAACCTTCCCAGTAGAACCGATAAGGGGTGA